Genomic DNA from Oncorhynchus clarkii lewisi isolate Uvic-CL-2024 chromosome 28, UVic_Ocla_1.0, whole genome shotgun sequence:
TGCTTAGAATATTTTCCATCaaggtaactttggtcaactgAGGGGGAAGGTGTTCGTGCATTGACAAGCACACCAAAGACGGCATTAACGTTAATCAATAAAGACAGCACCTCAACAAGCCTATTTTATACCATAGCCCGCAGAATTTGCAAGATAACTTTTATTTCGTTTTTGATCTCAGCACAAAGTAAAAATGTGGCACAGACTCGCCTGTtgattgatgtttcagcattgccTCAATGAAGAGTTCAGCGTTTGACTTGACACGTACTAAATGCATGcgcagttacaagcctgctacTTAGCGGCAGGCGGACAAGCAATTCACACATCCACCATCGTAGCGCAGATGAaccctgagctggaatgtgaagctaacggAAGTTGgctattaatttttttttttaaaacgagTAGATTTAGCTTCAATCATAATATACCCCTCAGCTCTGAAAAATACCTGATGTGTAAAGATCGGTGATTGGTTGAAAGACTGAATTAGGCATGCATGAAAGGCATAAGCAATATTGCTTTCACACGAAATCCTCTCAGGCTGTTTACACAGGCAACCCAATTCTGAACGCCTGTCCAATTATTGTCAAAATAGCttttggtcaaaataccaattagtgtaATAAGATCAGAattggctgcctgtgtaaataaCATAGAAATTGTAAAGTGTCTTGCCTGTTTCCCCACATTTCTATTTGAGCACTTTCACCATAAAGATGGATTAAAACCTAAACAGAACTTTATCAGGAAATAAAGCACAAACACAGGTTGACAGTTCTGGTTGGAATAACTTTTAtttgatctgtctgtaaacaaggTGATTTATCAATTTATGGCATTTTCCCCCAAACATGTATCAAAATGCAAATTTAATAACTGACTGAATCCAAATGCATAGGGGAAAGAAAAATCACTAATCAGTGTGAAATGTGTAGTTCTGGACATATTCCACAAAGCCTTTACAGGAGGAAAGAGCCATAGTCCTTGCTGGGGCAGAAGTTCAAAATCTAACTCGCAGTAGCAACAGATCAGATCTACGTTATGGCACAGGATAGTTTTCTTTGAAAGTTTTCACAAGACAACTCACTAGTGTTCTTATTCCAACCAACACCATTTTCCACCAATTTAGTGTAAACACTTTCAATGTTGTTTTTAATATACTGTTAAGTAGTGTGCTGACAGTTGCTGATACATCTTTGATGAGTAGAGCACAAGGCAACTCATTCAAAGAGTTTTGCCCAGCAGAGCTTGGGTTTACGGTCATTCACTAAGAATACACTCATTACCAGTTGTCCAATGAGACTGCAATTTCACCCGTTAACAAATTAGCAGTAAATCAATTTGTTTCTAAGTAATCTAAAGAAGCAGTAAGTGTTTTAAAGCCATCTGAAGTATAGTGTCTAATGACTGACAAAATGAGGGCAACAATCTTTCACAATGGTTTGAAGCTATTCTGAAAATCACCCTGACAGACAATTGGTCCTATGGAAAATAACTTGCCAAAACATGGTTTGTAGGGACGATACACTGCGCAATGTCAGCAGCGTGAAATAAAATTGCAGGAGCTGGCATATCCTAGATATGTGCCTGAGCTATTGCAAAGATGGAATGTCCATGAGGACTTTAAGACGTATTGAAGGTTCATgggaggaatatatatatatttttttaactcagCAATGCTGATCTTATCTGCCATTACTTTCAAACAATATTCCAACACCACATCAATGACTTGTAAGACCACATTCAAGTTACAACAGCAAAAGCAGTTGATGGAAGATAATGCAACCTAAAGAAAATAAAATCGAAATAGTGGGCTGACTCAGCTGAGGGGGTTCAAAGTATGTTTAGAGGACTATGCTGGAGGAAATCTTTACCTTAATGATGTATGTATCAAATGACAATGCAAGAAGGactgcattaaaataacatttcTGGATGGAATATAAAGGTTTGGGAAAGGCGACTAAAAGATATGCATGCAACTTTCAAACCCTGACATGCTGAGGAAAGAGACCACACCAGACGGTCATCGCGTCAAAATTCTGAAAATACATTTTCCTATGCGAAACTGTCTGCACCATCGAATGACGCAGCCAATTAAGGTATGCTTCCTCCTGTCATTTTCCAATTACTAAGTATTTGTTTATACAAGCCAAGTCCAAATTTGGTACacaatttaattattttttatgaatttcttTGCACATTTCTCTTTTGGTAAATATACATTTCAACCATTTCTGATGAACATGCTCTTACTTTAGTGTCAGAAATAGGGTACATAGTGTTAATGCTCTGAGAAAGAATGGTGAGGAAAAGggacaaaaaaaacatgaatgaacaaaaaataaaacaaatacataaAAATGGAAATTGGGGAAGAGTACCAATGTGTCTGCTAACTAATTCTCAAAGTACTGTCAACACAATGGAGGTGAGAAAGATGATGGGTAGAGGCTGCTTCAATATCCAGACTTCCTCAGGTGCTCAGCCATGGTAAATGCTTGCTTGTTGAGCTGTCCGCCATGGACCCCTTCCTTTCCCATGACTAAAACTAATGCTGGAGCACACAAGGAAACAAAAAGAAAAATGAACAAAACTGAAAATAGTCTTTTTCCCCACTAAGAGTGGGGATAAAAGTGACATAGGATGTTCCCACCACGACCATTACTCTTCATTGCTATTAAAGTTTCCACGACATTTGCCTGTTTGCAGAAGAAATCTTAAAAGCAATATTTATTCTCTTCTTTTTGTCCCTCAATTTTAACTAAGCAAGCTTGGTGACACTAGAACCCCGAATCCCTCAAGTATTTTGCCATTGAGTATGCCTTCTTATTCAATCCGCCTCCGTGGACCCCTTCTTTGCCCATTACAAGAACCAAGACTGAAAGAGAAGAAAGGAAAAGGGAAAAGTTTAGAGTATTAAGAGGTTAAAGAAAAGGCAGTCACGTGAAGGAAAGGTTAGTAACAAAATGGAGGTGTACAGTTGGCACAACTGAAGATAAAGTTATGGCTACTTGTTTTGCATTTGTATTACAGGGAAGAGCATGCTTGCAGGGAAATACCCATAAAGCCTTTGTCAGTGGTCAAAACACCTACAATACTACAGCCAACTATTATGGTATGATTTATCCTTTTTGTAGGAGCAAATAAAGTATAGACTATAAGCTCTAAAGCTTTACATTAAACCAAGTAGACACAGTAACTCCAGAGAAAAATCTATCCTTCACAAGTTCACTGAATACAAGTTCAATGCACACTTGCAAATGTGGAGGACAAATGTTTTTAGAAACTGGTCAACTGTACAGACACAAGGTAAAAGCCAAATTGACTCTAAAAAAGGCAAGTCAAAAAGATTTCTGCCCCATAGGAGTGTATACAGGCCAGGCTCGTATAATCTCTGGTTTATTAGGCTACTTTTATCAGGGTCATCATAACCACTACAGACCACCtggtttaccacacacacacaaccttccaTCTGAAGAGTAATGTGAGGGATGTGTGTGGTGTTTTTAGAGCCACTTCTTTACTGGCACCCGAGTCAGGATTATTAATGATGTTAGAGGCAAAGTTTCACAGGGTGATTGGACAGTCACCTACCATTTCTCTTCATCCGCCTTGCCCAAAAACATTTGAGCCAGAATATTATTAACTCATGTAGCATTTCAAAACGTGACAGACTGACTTGAAAACAGAAGTCAATGGACTGCTAGTTTATCCAAAATTAAGCCGGCTATAAACCCATACTGCTTGCAATCAAGTCTTCAACATGTGAAGAGACATTGTAGGCTACTGTCCAGAGTGACAAGATGGCTAGGAATAATATAGGCATTAAACAGACTACCCAAAGCATGCAGCTAAAATGTTAGTTAGGTTGACAACCACCCAATAGTTAAGGAGCAGCTTAAGAAAATAATCAAAGGTAAAGACCCTCAGAGTTGTTGATTAGACTCAGGTGATGACAGACGATCAGAGTAAAgggctcagacacaccaatagaGTTAGCTGACCAAGAGCACTTAGCGCCTCAAAGTAATTTGTGAGCCCGAGTACACACTGATTTCACATGTAGCATCTGTGAAAAATGTCAGGAGCCAGAAATCTACAGCACATTGAACGATCGGCATACGAACTCTAGATCAACATTCTGTGCGATGTGCGCAAGCCTCAAGGACCACAAAGGCAAATTGACTTAGTAGGTAAACCTGGGCTTCTTGTTTCTTTTCTCATGTCATTTCTGAACCTCAACACACTAAATAGAATGAAGCCTAATGCACCATTAGCATTTCTCAAACAAAGTATGGATCCAAGGAAGTAACATGAACTTTGCGACAATGGACATCTTGCCGACCAGTGAGAATTTAACAGTTCTCCAATTTCTGTCTGCTGTGGCTTACAATGTCATACCTTAAATTGTACcccttgtctaaattgatggaaCAAATACACACTTCCCTCTGCAATATTTCATGCTCAGACTAACAATATATtctgcttttttatttattttttaaactacatATACTAATATGAGAACAGAGAGCATTAGAGAATAAATAACCACCAACAATCTGCAAGATGCTTGCTTTGATTAAGGACAACACTTGAGTATGTTATAGCCACAGATACATCCTAGAATGTTGCAATACCTGACTTTGTTTACCACTATAAAAAGTGGTCACCCTTTACCTTTGCCAGCTTTGCCTACAGTAATGTTGTACGTTGGCTCTCCTCCTTGACTCTTTGTCCTGATGTCCATTGTCCAGTCCCCTTCACTATGGAGGCTGTCTCTGATGACCGAGCACTTCTTTGAACCCAAGGCCATGCCGTTGGTGAAGAAGCTAGTCCTGTCCTTTCCAATGAGGACATCAATTTCTTGAGGCTGAAAAACAGTGGTAGTACACAGAAAGTTCATGCAGACATGTTACCTTTAGAAATGACATGGGCCACTAAAAGCTTCTATGGAATGGGGTGCTCATCTGGGTTTAAGTCATATTTTAAAGGGCGACGGTATCTCCCGAAAAAGAGCACAAGAAGTATTCTAATGCACAGGTGATCTTTTATTAATTTAAGAAAACTGCAAACCTCAACCTGTCTTAGTCAAATCTTGATTTTATTGGTGGTTGTGGTACCACTTATTAATAAAACCACCCATTAGCTTTTTTTACACCACCCTGGTCCTTTCATAACACACAGCTGTAGTAATCACAGGTGTATTCATGTTTGACAAAATTGATTGTTAATTTATACAGTTTGAAGGGGAGTATGAATGTTACTTTTGAACCAGTGGTGGTCAGTGACGTTTAAGACGAGGGAGGAAGATTTGTTTTTCTTCACGAGCATGTCCATATTTCATGGCTCTCAGTCATATTCTAGTCATTCAGTTCAATGTTACATCAACATTTACAACGAAGCTGAACACAGGTTGAAAGAAAAATTTGacgtgacagacagtgacacattcaatatccgCCTTGCACTCTTGCCTGCGTCTAGCTAATCCAGGGTGTAATCAGTCCAACAACTGCAAACGAGTTTCTGTCGGGCAAATTTCAGAATATTTATCTCCATTTGCTACCAtttaagaccccccccccccccaccaccagaatgactacacccctgatcacatgtAAATAAAGATCACTTTCATAGCAAAATATtgctctcttgcttctccttcatgtAAGATATTAATtggttcaaaactgttcaactattatctttctctctctgagtcaactactcaccacatgttatgcactgtgCAGTGCTACGTGTAGCTAGattcattatctgatcctttgattgggtagacaacatgtcagttcatgctacaagagc
This window encodes:
- the LOC139386642 gene encoding profilin-2-like isoform X1, coding for MSWQSYVDNLMADGSCQDSAIVGYTDAKYVWAAHAGGTFSNITPQEIDVLIGKDRTSFFTNGMALGSKKCSVIRDSLHSEGDWTMDIRTKSQGGEPTYNITVGKAGKALVLVMGKEGVHGGQLNKQAFTMAEHLRKSGY
- the LOC139386642 gene encoding profilin-2-like isoform X3; this translates as MSWQSYVDNLMADGSCQDSAIVGYTDAKYVWAAHAGGTFSNITPQEIDVLIGKDRTSFFTNGMALGSKKCSVIRDSLHSEGDWTMDIRTKSQGGEPTYNITVGKAGKVLVLVMGKEGVHGGGLNKKH
- the LOC139386642 gene encoding profilin-2-like isoform X2 produces the protein MSWQSYVDNLMADGSCQDSAIVGYTDAKYVWAAHAGGTFSNITPQEIDVLIGKDRTSFFTNGMALGSKKCSVIRDSLHSEGDWTMDIRTKSQGGEPTYNITVGKAGKVLVLVMGKEGVHGGGLNKKAYSMAKYLRDSGF